The sequence TCATTTTCACTCTCTCGCGTTACAAATTTTGATTTGAAAGGAAGTTTGTGTAAAGCCAAAGTTAGAGCTTCACGAGCTAGCTCTTCGCTAACACCAGCCATTTCAAATATTATACGACCAGGTTTGATATTCATAACCCACTCTTCAACTCCAGCCTTACCTTTACCCATACGAGTTTGTAGAGGTTTTTTAGTAAGTGGCTTATCAGGGAAAACCCTAATCCAAATTTTAGCCTGTCTTTTTACGTGACGAGTTAGAGCTTGACGAGCAGCTTCTATTTGGCGAGAATTTATTCTACCAGCTTCAACAGCCTTAAGTGCAAATTCGCCAGTTGCTAAAGATGCTCCACGAGTCGCATAACCACGGTTGCGACCTTTCATTTGCTTACGAAATTTCGTTCTTTTAGGCATCAACATAATTATTTACCTCTTCTTGCTCTACGTGTTTTTTTAGGTGCTTCTTCTTCAGTTTTCTCAGGTTGAACACCCTTTTGAAGAACCTCACCTTTAAAAATCCATACTTTAATACCTATGTTTCCATAAGTCGTATGAGCCTCAGCTACACCGTAATCGATCTTTGCTCTAAGAGTATGAAGCGGAACGCGGCCTTCTAGATACCACTCGGTTCTTGCCATCTCAGCGCCACCTAAACGACCAGCAACTGAAATTTTGATACCTTTAGCACCTGATTTTTGAGCGCCTTGGATAACTTTTTTCATAGCACGTCTAAATGCGACACGCTTTTCAAGTTGCATAGCTACGTTTTCAGCAGCAAGTTGAGCTGAAGCTTGAGCTTTTCTTTCTTCTTTGATATTTACATTTACTTCTTTGCCGATAAGTTTGCTAACTTCGTTCTTTAGGTTTTCAACATCTTGACCTTTTTTGCCAATGATGATACCAGGACGAGCTGCAACTACGGTTACACGAAGTTTTTTAGCCGTTCTTTCGATTAGAATTTGGCTAATTCCTGCATAGTAAAGTTTTTTCTTTAAAAATGCACGAATTTTGTAATCTTCACCGATATTTTCAGGAAGACTTTGTTTGGTTGGAAACCATCTAGATTCCCAGTTGCGGTTAATTCCTAGTCTAAGACCTATTGGATTTACTTTTTGTCCCATATTATGCTTCCTTCTTTTCAGGTTTAGATACTTCTACCATTACATGAGAAGTAGGTTTGCGAATTTTGCTCGCTGTTCCTCTTGCTCTTGGTCTAAATCTCTTTAATACAGGACCAGCGTCAACGCGGCAACTAGTTACTACAACCTCTTCTGGCTCAAATCCGCCATTTGCTACTGCTGAGCTAATAGCGTTTGCTATAAATTTAGCACCACGATTTGGCATAAACTGCAAGCTTGCAAGTGCTAGCTCGGCATTCATGCCTTGAACTTCTCTTGCTATAAGTCTTGCTTTTGTAGGAGAAAGTCTTACGAATTTTATAATTGCTCTACTCATATCATTTCCCCTTACTTGCCGATTTTCTTTTGCACTGAGCCTTTGTGACCCTTAAATGTGCGTGTTGGAGCAAATTCGCCAAGTTTATAGCCTATATGATTTTCTGTAACATATACAGGAATAAAGCTCTTGCCATTATGAACGTTAAATGTTAGTCCAATCATTTCAGGTACAATCGTGCTACGTCTTGACCAAGTCTTGATTGGTTTGTTATCGTTTGCATTTTTTGCGGCAATAACTTTTTTCATTACATGATCATCTACGAAAGGACCTTTTTTGAGTGATCTTGCCATCTCTATTTTCCTTTCCTTCTTGAAATTATAAGCTTATCGCTAGCTTTTTTACGGCGAGTCTTAGCACCTTTAGTTGGTTTACCCCATGGAGTAACTGGGTGACGGCCTGAATTTTTCTTACCTTCACCACCACCGTGTGGGTGATCAACTGGGTTCATAGCAGAACCACGTGTTTGTGGGCGGATACCGCGGTGGCGATTACGTCCAGCTTTACCGATAGTGATGTTAGCCCAGTCTTCGTTGCCAACTACACCGATACTTGCCATACACTCAGCTAGTACTTGTCTCATCTCGCCACTTGGCATTCTTAAGATAACGTACTTCTCTTCTTTACCCATTAGCTGAGCATAACCGCCAGCTGAACGAGCTATCTGAGCGCCTTTGCCAGGTTTTAGCTCTACGTTATGAACGATAGTACCAACTGGGATAAATCTTAGTTTCATAGCGTTGCCTGGTTTAATATCTAGTGAGCCCTCATCGATAGATGCGATAACGTCGCCAACATTTAGGCCATTTGGTCTAATGATATAGCGCTTTTCGCCATCTTTATAAGCTATAAGAGCGATACGGCAGTTTCTGTTTGGATCGTATTCGATCGCTTCAACTTTACCTTCTATACCAAATTTGCGACGTTTAAAGTCAATTATACGATAAAGTTTTTTTGCACCTGCTTCTTTATGTCTTGAAGTTATACGACCATTGTTATTTCTACCGCCAGATGCAGGTATTTTAACAAGCAAGCTTCTAACGCTTGGTTTAGCTGTTATATCTTCAGAGCTTAGTCCAGTCATATATCTGCGACTAGGTGTATATGGTTTATATGATTTTATAGCCATCTTACGCCTCCGTATTTTCTAGGCTTACGCCTTCAGGTAACTTAACGTAGAATT comes from Campylobacter concisus and encodes:
- the rplP gene encoding 50S ribosomal protein L16 yields the protein MLMPKRTKFRKQMKGRNRGYATRGASLATGEFALKAVEAGRINSRQIEAARQALTRHVKRQAKIWIRVFPDKPLTKKPLQTRMGKGKAGVEEWVMNIKPGRIIFEMAGVSEELAREALTLALHKLPFKSKFVTRESENEIY
- the rpsC gene encoding 30S ribosomal protein S3 encodes the protein MGQKVNPIGLRLGINRNWESRWFPTKQSLPENIGEDYKIRAFLKKKLYYAGISQILIERTAKKLRVTVVAARPGIIIGKKGQDVENLKNEVSKLIGKEVNVNIKEERKAQASAQLAAENVAMQLEKRVAFRRAMKKVIQGAQKSGAKGIKISVAGRLGGAEMARTEWYLEGRVPLHTLRAKIDYGVAEAHTTYGNIGIKVWIFKGEVLQKGVQPEKTEEEAPKKTRRARRGK
- the rplV gene encoding 50S ribosomal protein L22; this translates as MSRAIIKFVRLSPTKARLIAREVQGMNAELALASLQFMPNRGAKFIANAISSAVANGGFEPEEVVVTSCRVDAGPVLKRFRPRARGTASKIRKPTSHVMVEVSKPEKKEA
- the rpsS gene encoding 30S ribosomal protein S19; protein product: MARSLKKGPFVDDHVMKKVIAAKNANDNKPIKTWSRRSTIVPEMIGLTFNVHNGKSFIPVYVTENHIGYKLGEFAPTRTFKGHKGSVQKKIGK
- the rplB gene encoding 50S ribosomal protein L2; this encodes MAIKSYKPYTPSRRYMTGLSSEDITAKPSVRSLLVKIPASGGRNNNGRITSRHKEAGAKKLYRIIDFKRRKFGIEGKVEAIEYDPNRNCRIALIAYKDGEKRYIIRPNGLNVGDVIASIDEGSLDIKPGNAMKLRFIPVGTIVHNVELKPGKGAQIARSAGGYAQLMGKEEKYVILRMPSGEMRQVLAECMASIGVVGNEDWANITIGKAGRNRHRGIRPQTRGSAMNPVDHPHGGGEGKKNSGRHPVTPWGKPTKGAKTRRKKASDKLIISRRKGK